A section of the Gaiellales bacterium genome encodes:
- the gmk gene encoding guanylate kinase, whose translation MSSRLFVVAGPSGVGKGTLIARAREALPELEVATSATTRPRRPDEQDGREYHFLTPAEFARRVDAGDFLEHVSYAGNRYGTLRSEVEQRLRDGGSVVLEIEVAGAREIRRQMPGAVLVFVAPPTMADLEARLRGRRQNTETEVGDRLRIAAEEMRARPEFDHTITNDDVDRAAADLAELMRSAMNAEEHQ comes from the coding sequence GTGAGCAGCCGCCTGTTCGTCGTCGCCGGCCCCTCGGGCGTCGGCAAGGGCACGCTGATCGCCCGCGCCCGCGAGGCGCTGCCCGAGCTCGAGGTGGCGACCTCCGCGACGACCCGGCCGCGCCGGCCGGACGAGCAGGACGGGCGGGAGTACCACTTCCTCACCCCGGCCGAGTTCGCCCGCCGGGTCGATGCGGGCGACTTCCTCGAGCATGTATCGTACGCAGGGAACCGGTATGGCACGCTGCGCAGCGAGGTTGAGCAGCGACTCCGGGACGGCGGCAGCGTCGTGCTGGAGATCGAGGTCGCCGGAGCTCGTGAGATCAGGCGGCAGATGCCGGGCGCAGTGCTCGTCTTCGTCGCCCCTCCGACGATGGCGGACCTCGAGGCCAGGCTTCGCGGCCGCCGGCAGAACACCGAGACCGAGGTCGGCGACCGGCTGCGCATCGCCGCCGAGGAGATGAGGGCAAGGCCCGAGTTCGACCACACGATCACCAACGACGACGTCGACCGCGCCGCCGCCGACCTGGCGGAGCTGATGCGGTCGGCGATGAACGCTGAGGAGCACCAATGA
- the coaBC gene encoding bifunctional phosphopantothenoylcysteine decarboxylase/phosphopantothenate--cysteine ligase CoaBC — translation MILVGVCGGIAAYKTCDLVRQLVRAGHEVQVVQTPDSQRFVGPTTFAALSRRPVLVDGGPEVFPHLDASAHADLFCIAPLSATTLSRIAHGEAANVLTATALAFAGPIVAAPAMNPRMWEAEATAENLRLLAARGVELVGPGHGDTAEGEVGVGRMSEPAEIAEAVEARLASARSLAGVRVLVTAGGTREPIDAVRYVGNRSSGRMGVAVADEASRRGADVTLIVAAASATPSAPMRILHAGSAAELERATLEAAAAADVIVMAAAVSDYRPAETHTGKRPKSGEPWHVTLEPTTDILKELGSRRTPGQVLVGFAAEHGPGGVERARAKLERKSLDMIVMNDVSRTDIGFDSTENELVLVTAHEEHTVSRRPKRACAAALWDAVPAAATASPAPAGE, via the coding sequence ATGATCCTCGTCGGCGTCTGCGGTGGGATCGCGGCGTACAAGACGTGCGACCTGGTCCGCCAGCTCGTGCGGGCGGGGCATGAGGTGCAGGTCGTCCAGACGCCGGACTCGCAGCGGTTCGTCGGGCCGACCACTTTCGCCGCGCTCTCGCGCCGGCCGGTGCTGGTCGACGGCGGGCCCGAGGTGTTCCCGCACCTCGACGCGTCCGCGCACGCCGACCTCTTCTGCATCGCGCCGCTCTCGGCGACCACGCTCTCGCGCATCGCCCACGGCGAGGCGGCGAACGTGCTCACCGCGACCGCGCTCGCCTTCGCCGGCCCGATCGTCGCCGCGCCGGCCATGAACCCGCGCATGTGGGAGGCCGAGGCGACCGCCGAGAACCTGCGCCTGCTGGCGGCGCGCGGCGTCGAGCTCGTCGGCCCCGGCCACGGCGACACCGCCGAGGGCGAGGTCGGCGTGGGGCGGATGTCCGAGCCGGCCGAGATCGCCGAGGCGGTCGAGGCCCGGCTCGCAAGCGCGCGCAGCCTCGCGGGCGTGCGGGTGCTCGTGACCGCGGGCGGAACGCGCGAGCCGATCGACGCCGTCCGCTACGTCGGCAACCGCTCGAGCGGGCGCATGGGCGTGGCCGTCGCCGACGAGGCCAGCCGCCGCGGCGCCGACGTCACGCTGATCGTCGCGGCGGCCTCCGCCACACCGTCGGCGCCGATGCGGATCCTGCACGCCGGGTCGGCGGCCGAGCTCGAGCGGGCCACGCTCGAGGCGGCGGCGGCGGCCGACGTGATCGTGATGGCGGCGGCCGTCTCCGACTACCGGCCGGCCGAGACCCACACGGGCAAGCGCCCGAAGAGCGGTGAGCCGTGGCACGTGACACTGGAGCCGACCACGGATATCCTCAAGGAGTTGGGGTCCAGGCGCACGCCCGGCCAGGTGCTGGTCGGTTTCGCCGCCGAACACGGCCCCGGGGGAGTGGAGCGCGCCCGAGCGAAGCTCGAGCGAAAGAGTCTGGACATGATCGTGATGAACGACGTCAGCCGAACGGATATCGGGTTCGACTCCACGGAAAACGAGCTGGTGCTGGTGACCGCGCACGAGGAGCACACGGTCTCCAGACGTCCGAAGCGCGCCTGCGCGGCCGCCCTCTGGGATGCCGTGCCGGCGGCGGCGACGGCATCGCCCGCTCCGGCAGGGGAATGA
- a CDS encoding DUF58 domain-containing protein: protein MTTRGRRLLLLAAGLYLVSWGFGTAVMFPVAIGLSIAPLVALIWVKAVDRPMLLRRRTGHLELTEGQSVDVGLEVRPDTGGPIPGRAVMRDRLGSRVIEAELGRRGRVLRGRYEIANAPRGRYRMDGAELLIADPFGLAEARIPLDRADQMLVYPRVYELEGLFTDGGTPGGDRGRSMLHRTAGYDLHSIREHQVGESLRRVHWRSTARRRQLMVKELQDTPRDEACVLLDGEAAAVTGAAPDSSFDMQVRAAASLLRRMSDAGQRSSLVIHAAQRSRYRLGFGSGDWAAVLGELAAVEATAPRPLAELLGESSRGPDPVDAARVFVITAGMSAILAERILGMASSQCEPAVVWIDAASFAAAKRKRDTAPEAAALRLTRSGVAVARIRAGDHVGQALSAPVLRLVVARG from the coding sequence ATGACGACCCGCGGCCGTCGTCTCCTCCTCCTCGCCGCCGGGCTCTACCTGGTGTCGTGGGGGTTCGGGACCGCGGTCATGTTCCCGGTCGCGATCGGGCTCTCGATCGCGCCGCTGGTCGCCCTGATCTGGGTGAAGGCGGTCGACCGGCCGATGCTGCTTCGCCGCCGCACCGGCCACCTCGAGCTGACCGAGGGCCAGAGCGTCGACGTCGGGCTCGAGGTGCGCCCGGACACGGGCGGCCCGATCCCGGGCCGGGCGGTCATGCGCGACCGGCTCGGCAGCCGCGTGATCGAGGCCGAGCTCGGCCGCCGCGGCCGCGTTCTGCGCGGCCGCTACGAGATCGCCAACGCCCCCCGCGGGCGCTACCGGATGGACGGCGCCGAGCTTCTGATCGCCGACCCGTTCGGGCTCGCCGAGGCCCGCATCCCGCTCGACCGGGCCGACCAGATGCTCGTCTACCCGCGCGTCTACGAGCTCGAGGGGCTCTTCACCGACGGCGGCACCCCCGGCGGCGACCGCGGCCGCTCGATGCTGCACCGCACCGCCGGCTACGACCTGCACAGCATTCGCGAGCACCAGGTGGGGGAGAGCCTGCGGCGCGTGCACTGGCGCTCGACCGCGCGCCGCCGCCAGCTGATGGTGAAGGAGCTCCAGGACACGCCCCGCGACGAGGCGTGCGTGCTCCTCGACGGCGAGGCCGCCGCGGTCACCGGGGCCGCGCCCGACTCGAGCTTCGACATGCAGGTGCGCGCGGCCGCGTCGCTCCTGCGGCGCATGTCCGACGCGGGCCAGCGCAGCTCGCTCGTGATCCACGCCGCCCAGCGCAGCCGGTACCGGCTCGGGTTCGGGAGCGGCGACTGGGCCGCGGTGCTCGGCGAGCTGGCGGCGGTCGAGGCGACGGCGCCCCGGCCGCTGGCGGAGCTCCTCGGCGAGAGCAGCCGCGGGCCCGACCCCGTCGACGCCGCCCGCGTCTTCGTCATCACGGCGGGGATGTCGGCGATCCTGGCCGAGCGCATCCTCGGGATGGCCTCGTCGCAGTGCGAGCCGGCGGTCGTCTGGATCGACGCCGCCAGCTTCGCGGCGGCGAAGCGCAAGAGGGACACCGCCCCCGAGGCGGCGGCGCTGCGGCTGACCCGCTCCGGCGTCGCCGTCGCCCGGATCCGCGCCGGCGACCACGTCGGCCAGGCGCTCTCGGCGCCGGTGCTGCGCTTGGTGGTGGCGCGTGGATAG
- a CDS encoding tetratricopeptide repeat protein translates to MSEHEDTYDLFQRGREHMRRGDNAQATVSLEKAKRREPDKASIREALGVAYLRMHRYQEAAAEFEHILAAAPANDYAHYCLGRCLDRMGNRRIALGHYKMAMWLRPSVTYYQEAVDGLLD, encoded by the coding sequence ATGTCCGAGCACGAGGACACCTACGACCTCTTCCAGCGCGGGCGCGAGCACATGCGCCGCGGCGACAACGCCCAGGCCACGGTCTCCCTGGAGAAGGCGAAGCGACGCGAGCCCGACAAGGCCTCGATCCGCGAGGCCCTCGGCGTCGCCTACCTGCGCATGCACCGCTACCAGGAGGCGGCGGCCGAGTTCGAGCACATCCTGGCGGCCGCGCCGGCCAACGACTACGCCCACTACTGCCTGGGCCGCTGCCTCGACCGGATGGGCAACCGCCGCATCGCCCTCGGCCACTACAAGATGGCGATGTGGCTGCGGCCGAGCGTGACGTACTACCAGGAAGCCGTCGACGGACTTCTCGACTGA
- the dtd gene encoding D-aminoacyl-tRNA deacylase: MRALIQRVSEASVEVDGERIAAIGGGLLVLVAAGAADGPDAPAQLAAKVARLRIFADAEGRMNRSIADVGGEALVVSQFTLYADVRRGNRPGFTDAAPPGIGEQLVDAFAAALRELGVPVATGRFGAHMRVALVNDGPVTIWLDWPA, from the coding sequence GTGCGAGCACTGATCCAGCGTGTCAGCGAGGCCTCCGTCGAGGTGGACGGCGAGCGCATCGCGGCCATCGGCGGCGGCCTGCTCGTGCTGGTCGCGGCGGGTGCCGCAGACGGCCCCGACGCGCCGGCGCAGCTCGCGGCGAAGGTGGCCAGGCTGCGCATCTTCGCCGACGCCGAGGGGCGCATGAACCGCTCGATCGCCGACGTCGGCGGCGAGGCCCTCGTCGTGTCGCAGTTCACCCTCTACGCCGACGTGCGCCGGGGCAACCGGCCCGGCTTCACGGACGCCGCGCCGCCCGGGATCGGCGAGCAGCTGGTCGATGCGTTCGCGGCCGCCTTGCGCGAGCTCGGCGTCCCGGTGGCGACCGGGCGCTTCGGCGCGCACATGCGGGTTGCGCTCGTGAACGACGGGCCGGTCACGATCTGGCTCGACTGGCCGGCGTGA
- a CDS encoding MoaD/ThiS family protein, translated as MADLHLPVTLPTVFADLPRRLDVEATTVNEAIDRLNERWPGIRDRLCEPGPALRRHVNVYVDRERAGLETALRPDSRVDVISAISGG; from the coding sequence GTGGCCGACCTCCACCTGCCGGTCACCCTGCCGACCGTGTTCGCCGACCTGCCCAGACGGCTGGACGTCGAGGCGACGACGGTGAACGAGGCGATCGACCGCCTCAACGAGCGCTGGCCGGGGATCCGCGACCGCCTGTGCGAGCCGGGGCCGGCCCTTCGCCGGCACGTGAACGTCTACGTCGACCGCGAGCGGGCCGGGCTCGAGACCGCGCTCCGGCCCGACTCGCGGGTCGACGTCATCTCGGCCATCAGCGGCGGGTAA
- a CDS encoding dihydroorotate dehydrogenase, producing the protein MSSPDLRAELCGISLANPLVNGSGTLDALAAGTLGLGAFVTKTVTLHPREGNPPVRIAETPAGMVNSIGLANPGLDAFCADHLPRLGDLGVPVIASVGGWSPAEYATAVARIGAHPAVAAIELNVSCPNVESGCISIGTDAGETRALVERCRAETDIPVLAKLSPSVSDVAAIATAAAEGGAHGLVLINTVRGIAIDRDRLRPLLGGGGGGLSGPAIKPVALHAIFHARAATGLPIIGMGGVASAQDCIEFLAAGASLVGIGTSLFADPGLPERVLPELGGLMRRHGAEAIGDLTGIAHPQVSSSTRA; encoded by the coding sequence GTGTCCTCGCCTGACCTGCGCGCCGAGCTCTGCGGCATCTCGCTCGCGAACCCGCTCGTGAACGGGTCGGGCACGCTCGACGCGCTCGCGGCCGGCACGCTCGGGCTGGGCGCGTTCGTGACGAAGACGGTGACGCTGCACCCGCGCGAGGGCAATCCGCCGGTGCGGATCGCCGAGACGCCGGCCGGGATGGTCAACTCGATCGGCCTCGCCAACCCCGGCCTCGACGCCTTCTGCGCCGACCATCTGCCGCGGCTCGGCGACCTCGGCGTCCCTGTGATCGCGAGCGTCGGGGGGTGGTCGCCGGCGGAGTACGCGACCGCCGTCGCCCGCATCGGCGCCCACCCGGCCGTCGCGGCGATCGAGCTCAACGTCTCCTGTCCGAACGTCGAGTCGGGCTGCATCTCGATCGGCACCGACGCCGGCGAGACGCGCGCGCTCGTCGAGCGCTGCCGCGCCGAGACCGACATACCCGTGCTCGCCAAGCTCAGCCCGAGCGTCTCGGACGTCGCCGCGATCGCGACGGCCGCCGCCGAAGGGGGCGCCCACGGCCTCGTCCTGATCAACACGGTGCGGGGAATCGCGATCGACCGCGACCGCCTTCGGCCGCTCCTCGGAGGCGGCGGCGGCGGGCTGTCCGGGCCGGCCATCAAGCCCGTCGCCCTGCACGCGATCTTCCACGCCCGGGCGGCGACCGGGCTGCCGATCATCGGCATGGGCGGGGTCGCCTCGGCGCAGGACTGCATCGAGTTTCTCGCGGCCGGCGCGAGCCTGGTAGGAATTGGCACGTCGCTGTTCGCGGACCCCGGGCTGCCCGAACGGGTGCTCCCGGAGCTCGGCGGGTTGATGCGGCGGCACGGCGCGGAGGCGATCGGCGATTTGACCGGCATCGCCCACCCTCAAGTATCAAGCTCAACTCGAGCTTGA
- a CDS encoding MoxR family ATPase yields MIENVARVIHAPRSLIARCVMGVLCEGHVILEDFPGVGKTMLAKSLARSLDCEFARVQATPDLLPSDVTGVSVFNLQGNEFEFKPGPVFANLVLVDEINRASPKTQSALLECMQEVQVTVDGVTHPLARPFMVIATQNPIEYEGTFPLPEAQLDRFTMRLTLGYPDARQEAAMLSEHAASEPIDTLRPVSTAAEIEAAIAAVKGVFVEESLHRYVVAILTHTRSDTRLSLGASPRSGISLLRVAKSHAVIEGRDYVTPGDVKAVAEDVLSHRVILAPEARTAGIDAGDSIREAIERTAIPV; encoded by the coding sequence GTGATCGAGAACGTCGCCCGGGTCATCCACGCCCCGCGGTCGCTCATCGCCCGCTGCGTCATGGGCGTCCTGTGCGAGGGACACGTCATCCTCGAGGACTTTCCCGGCGTGGGCAAGACGATGCTCGCGAAGTCCCTGGCCCGCTCGCTCGACTGCGAGTTCGCCCGCGTCCAGGCCACGCCCGACCTGCTGCCCTCCGACGTCACCGGCGTCAGCGTCTTCAACCTGCAGGGCAACGAGTTCGAGTTCAAGCCGGGGCCGGTGTTCGCGAACCTCGTCCTCGTCGACGAGATCAACCGCGCCTCGCCGAAGACGCAGTCCGCGCTGCTCGAGTGCATGCAGGAGGTGCAGGTCACGGTCGACGGCGTGACCCACCCGCTGGCGCGGCCGTTCATGGTCATCGCCACCCAGAACCCGATCGAGTACGAGGGCACGTTCCCGCTGCCCGAGGCCCAGCTCGACCGGTTCACGATGCGGCTCACGCTCGGCTATCCGGACGCCCGCCAGGAGGCGGCGATGCTGTCCGAGCACGCCGCGAGCGAGCCGATCGACACGCTGCGGCCCGTCAGCACGGCCGCGGAGATCGAGGCGGCGATCGCGGCGGTGAAGGGCGTCTTCGTCGAGGAGTCCCTGCACCGCTACGTCGTCGCGATCCTCACCCACACCCGCAGCGATACCCGGCTCTCGCTGGGCGCCAGCCCGCGGTCGGGGATCTCGCTGCTGCGCGTGGCGAAGTCGCACGCGGTCATCGAGGGACGCGACTACGTGACGCCCGGCGACGTGAAGGCGGTGGCCGAGGACGTGCTGTCGCACCGCGTCATCCTCGCCCCCGAGGCGCGGACGGCCGGGATCGACGCCGGCGACTCCATCCGCGAAGCGATCGAGCGTACGGCCATCCCCGTATGA
- the rpoZ gene encoding DNA-directed RNA polymerase subunit omega, whose amino-acid sequence MIHPKIDDLLEKVDSKYALVIAAARRTRQINDYHHQLGEGSFDSFAPPLVESRSKNFLTMALEEISQGQLKVSPTTKE is encoded by the coding sequence ATGATCCATCCCAAGATCGACGACCTGCTGGAAAAGGTGGACAGCAAGTACGCGCTCGTGATCGCCGCCGCGCGGCGCACGCGCCAGATCAACGACTACCACCACCAGCTCGGCGAGGGCAGCTTTGACAGCTTTGCGCCGCCGCTCGTCGAGTCGCGCTCGAAGAACTTCCTGACGATGGCCCTCGAGGAGATCTCCCAGGGGCAGCTCAAGGTCTCGCCGACCACCAAGGAGTAG
- the rimP gene encoding ribosome maturation factor RimP has translation MNEQLQTEIEEMLRDGSPDVEVVLAERAGPGLVRVVIDHPDGVDTDLCERVSRELSPIRERYALEVSSPGVERPLVRPQHYRRVVGQRVDVRTIEPIDGRRHFTARLTDADDAGIDLDQDGQTVRIGYDSIRRCRLVFDSWGGRS, from the coding sequence ATGAACGAACAGTTGCAGACAGAGATCGAGGAGATGCTCCGCGACGGCAGTCCGGACGTGGAAGTCGTGCTCGCAGAGCGGGCCGGTCCCGGCCTGGTCCGGGTGGTCATCGACCATCCCGACGGGGTCGACACCGACCTGTGCGAGCGCGTCAGCCGCGAGCTGTCTCCGATCCGCGAGCGCTATGCGCTCGAGGTGTCGTCGCCGGGCGTCGAGCGGCCGCTGGTGCGGCCGCAGCACTACCGGCGGGTCGTCGGCCAGCGGGTCGACGTGCGCACGATCGAGCCGATCGACGGAAGGCGGCACTTCACCGCCCGGCTCACCGACGCGGACGACGCGGGCATCGATCTCGATCAGGACGGCCAGACGGTGAGGATCGGCTACGACTCGATCCGCCGCTGCCGGTTGGTGTTCGACTCCTGGGGAGGGCGCTCGTGA
- a CDS encoding transglutaminaseTgpA domain-containing protein, with protein sequence MDRVPRPRIAPAVLAGALLLFGGWHWARLEQPHMAGGGLLVLALLAALPTLAALLGRGRGTVLLTFLAATIAAIGAIAHTWPWQTQHGVYPVRVSQLIVNGLRDWFGTHTPIDAGRFPGANHDLRLAFFAAACAIIWLIVRRGAALPAIGVAFALFAMPSTVLPLHADAFRAGVFLMLALLTLVATSERSGRPLAGDSQVVGLSVAVVLAGLIVGTAPGVTKSAFLSWQSWNPLAHDGPQVSVDYMWNQNYAPLHWPKKRTQVLEVSSKKKMYWKAATLDTFLIDHWQFSSQGQVVGTSNGGSLSEPLNQLPLRARFAPKLDTVNVKVLGLADDHLVGAGQPVKWSIPDGVQSLLDADGTVTTLSDVARKTEYSVSVYDPSPTAGQLTNDPNGFPRAIRDGIVVGNMTIPTYPKKLPKGMHPLSAAFMAASDQAWINSQADKADTEYEATIALEHYFRSKPFHYTLTPHLTGKVPALADFMLFTHHGYCQMFSGAMALVLRLHGIPARVAVGFMPGKLQGSDTYLVNDRDAHAWVEVYFPGYGWIPFEPTPGSHLPSNSSTSSPAFASIRTGGGGTPPGLTTYLGAIFGGKGNINALNAKHHAEAEAVGGGRTPSSQIAIRTAGSGSGHGRFFTWLITITAVVLVAILALKAIAVRWRYLRRGPRAKAAAAYHDLATFVGDQGMEVRPEDTFEELAERVDSTFGVDAKAFASSATRARYAPLPVAEDEARQLRRQLRSIKHDVRERLTPRERFGGALRLRAVLSQATLGS encoded by the coding sequence GTGGATAGGGTCCCGCGCCCGCGGATCGCGCCCGCCGTCCTCGCCGGCGCGCTGCTCCTCTTCGGCGGCTGGCACTGGGCCCGGCTCGAGCAGCCGCACATGGCCGGCGGCGGGCTGCTCGTCCTCGCGCTCCTGGCGGCCCTGCCCACGCTCGCCGCGCTGCTCGGCCGCGGCCGCGGCACCGTCCTGCTGACGTTCCTCGCCGCGACGATCGCCGCCATCGGGGCGATCGCCCACACCTGGCCGTGGCAGACCCAGCACGGGGTCTACCCCGTGCGCGTCTCGCAGCTGATCGTGAACGGCCTGCGCGACTGGTTCGGGACGCACACGCCGATCGACGCCGGGCGCTTCCCGGGCGCGAACCACGACCTGCGGCTGGCGTTCTTCGCCGCCGCCTGCGCGATCATCTGGCTGATCGTGCGCCGCGGCGCCGCCCTCCCGGCGATCGGCGTCGCCTTCGCGCTCTTCGCGATGCCGAGCACGGTGCTCCCGCTGCACGCGGACGCGTTCCGGGCCGGCGTCTTCCTGATGCTCGCGCTGCTCACGCTGGTCGCGACGTCCGAGCGCAGCGGCCGGCCGCTCGCCGGCGACTCCCAGGTGGTCGGCCTGAGCGTCGCCGTCGTCCTGGCCGGGCTGATCGTCGGCACCGCACCGGGCGTGACCAAGAGCGCGTTCCTCTCCTGGCAGTCGTGGAACCCGCTCGCGCACGACGGCCCCCAGGTGAGCGTCGACTACATGTGGAACCAGAACTACGCGCCGCTGCACTGGCCCAAGAAGCGCACCCAGGTGCTCGAGGTCAGCTCGAAGAAGAAGATGTACTGGAAGGCGGCGACCCTCGACACCTTCCTCATCGACCACTGGCAGTTCTCGTCGCAGGGCCAGGTGGTGGGGACGTCGAACGGCGGTTCGCTGTCCGAGCCCCTCAACCAGCTGCCGCTGCGGGCCCGGTTCGCCCCGAAGCTCGACACCGTCAACGTGAAGGTGCTCGGCCTGGCCGACGACCATCTGGTCGGCGCCGGCCAGCCGGTCAAGTGGTCGATCCCCGACGGCGTCCAGTCGCTGCTGGACGCGGACGGCACGGTGACGACGCTCAGCGACGTCGCCCGGAAGACGGAGTACTCGGTCTCGGTGTACGACCCCAGCCCGACCGCCGGCCAGCTCACGAACGACCCGAACGGCTTCCCCCGGGCGATCAGGGACGGCATCGTCGTCGGCAACATGACGATCCCGACGTACCCGAAGAAGCTCCCCAAGGGGATGCATCCGCTCAGCGCGGCATTCATGGCCGCCTCGGACCAGGCGTGGATCAATTCGCAGGCCGACAAGGCGGACACCGAGTACGAGGCGACGATCGCGCTGGAGCACTACTTCCGCAGCAAGCCGTTCCACTACACCCTCACGCCGCATCTGACGGGGAAGGTGCCCGCGCTGGCCGATTTCATGCTCTTCACCCACCACGGCTACTGCCAGATGTTCTCCGGCGCGATGGCGCTCGTCCTGCGGCTGCACGGCATCCCCGCCCGGGTCGCGGTGGGCTTCATGCCCGGGAAGCTGCAGGGGTCGGACACCTACCTCGTGAACGACCGCGATGCCCACGCCTGGGTCGAGGTCTACTTTCCCGGCTACGGGTGGATCCCGTTCGAGCCCACGCCGGGCAGCCACCTGCCGAGCAATAGCTCCACGTCGAGCCCGGCGTTCGCGTCCATCCGCACCGGTGGCGGCGGCACGCCGCCGGGTCTGACCACCTACCTGGGTGCGATCTTCGGCGGCAAGGGCAACATCAACGCGCTGAACGCGAAGCACCACGCCGAGGCCGAGGCCGTCGGCGGCGGTCGCACCCCGAGCTCGCAGATCGCCATCCGCACCGCGGGCAGCGGCAGCGGCCACGGCCGGTTCTTCACGTGGCTCATAACCATCACGGCGGTCGTGCTCGTCGCCATCCTGGCGCTGAAGGCGATCGCGGTGCGCTGGCGCTACCTGCGCCGCGGCCCGCGAGCGAAGGCCGCCGCGGCCTACCACGACCTGGCCACGTTCGTCGGCGACCAGGGCATGGAGGTGCGGCCCGAGGACACGTTCGAGGAGCTGGCCGAGCGCGTCGACAGCACGTTCGGCGTCGACGCGAAGGCGTTCGCCTCGAGCGCCACGCGCGCCCGCTACGCGCCGCTCCCGGTGGCCGAGGACGAGGCTCGCCAGCTGCGAAGGCAGCTGCGCAGCATCAAGCACGACGTGCGCGAGCGGCTGACGCCGCGCGAGCGCTTCGGCGGCGCTCTGCGGCTGCGAGCGGTGCTCTCGCAGGCTACGCTCGGAAGCTGA
- the mihF gene encoding integration host factor, actinobacterial type has protein sequence MTTSTLSQTPSRSLDQRMEALNRANHIRVRRAQLKRDLKAGRVRIGDLIADPPDEVLTAKVYDMLVAVPRLGRVKATRLLTQCRISQSKTVGGLSDRQRGELLDLFRA, from the coding sequence ATGACAACCAGCACCCTCTCCCAGACGCCTTCCCGATCGCTCGATCAGCGCATGGAGGCGCTCAACCGGGCGAACCACATTCGGGTGCGGAGGGCGCAGCTGAAGCGCGACCTCAAGGCGGGACGGGTGCGGATCGGCGACCTGATCGCCGACCCCCCCGACGAGGTGCTGACGGCGAAGGTGTACGACATGCTGGTCGCCGTTCCCCGGCTCGGCCGGGTGAAGGCGACCCGCCTGCTGACGCAGTGTCGCATCAGCCAGAGCAAGACCGTCGGCGGTCTCTCCGATCGCCAGCGCGGCGAGCTGCTCGACCTGTTCCGCGCCTGA